Within Flagellimonas maritima, the genomic segment TGCCCAATACGTATTCAATGATGTTGAACGAAAGAACGAACCCAAGGCCAGCCCGGAAGAGGTTAATCAAATAGAGCAGCTTCGAAAGCTTTCCGGGCAGTTGCATAGCAAGAAAGAAGGCAGGGAGCTACTGGCAAAACTCGAAAAGACCGAAAGGGATATTACCTCGGGGAAGTTAAAAGCAAGTCCTAGGTACCAAAGAGCCATAACCCACAGCAAAAAGACGACCAAGATTTTCCATTCCGATATTGCCCGAAAATCGAAGGCGGCCATGAAAAAATTTAAGCAGTTGAACCCTGATCTATATTTCGGGGAAGAGGCCGGAGACACCTACATTGGTAGTGGTTTTACAAAAAAAGCAGTGTATCTTCCGCTTGGTAAATTGGCATTTGCCGATAAATTGATTGAAGTGAACCACCCAAAACTTCTGACCAAGGACAGTAAGAATGTTCTGGGCGAACCTGATGTCATAGCTGGCTTTGATGCTGAAGATATTACTGGTATCTATAGTCTTGGGCTGGCAGGAGATTTGACCGTACAATTTTTAGACAATGCCTTGACTGATGTAAATGGACCCGACCTCTACATTTTTGAAATCGGCGCAATAGAGCCTACCAGTCTTGAAATCTCAAAAGATGGTAAAAAATGGATCAAGGTGGGCAAAATTGATGGTGGTGTGGCCGAGGTGGATATTGCAGCCTTCGTAGAACCGGGCGAACTATTCTATTATGTTCGGCTTAAAGATTTGAAGGAACAAAGCGCATTGCCAGGAGCAGATGTAGATGCAATAGCAGCTATTGGGGCTGCCATGCGCTTGAATTTGGATAGCAAGGTACTGTTTGGAACAGGTAAATCTGAACTAAAGCCCGAAGGTATTGAAGCGTTGAAAGAATTAGCCAAAAGCATCTCAGTACTCAAGAGAGGCAATGTTATTATCGAGGGTCATACGGACGATGTGGGCAGTGATGAAACCAATCGAAAATTATCATTGGCAAGGGCTAAAAGTGTCTCTGCGCAACTTAAGATATTGATTCCCTCCAGCAATTTTAGGTGGAAAGAAATTGGATTGGGGGAGTCAAAACCCTTGGTCAAAAACAATAGTGACGTAAATCGGGCAAAAAATAGAAGAGTCGAGGTTTTGGTACTACCCAATTAAAAGACAATTATAAAAACCATACATATTATAGCGGTCATTATTCTAACTCTTGATGTTGGTAGTAACTATGGTCAAGATTTGGCTCAAACAGAAGCATTGGGGTTAGAAGATCTACTGAACAACACAAATCAAAAATTGAAAGAGATGGTATGTCCGTAAGTGAAATCGAAACAACTTTCTACCCTTCATGAAGATATATAGGTCATGTCTATCAGAAATATGATTTTGCGACCTACCTTTTTAGAGTAGTTCTTTCAAAAAATCATTTTATGAGGACGTTTTTAAAAACCAGACTACTTTCTCTGAGAATGTCCCATTTGTGATTTATTTTAGTAATTTTCTAACGTACCTTTTATGGAACTCATTTCATATTAAAATCTAGATTTCCGTAGTACGAATTTCTAGATATCCTAAATGGTCGATTAGAGTTAATGAATTTGTTGGGAAATTGACTTTAAGTAATTCGTAAAACTCCCTAAAGCTCGGACATCTAATTTGAAATATACTTTAGATTCAAGAGCATTTCAATCTTATTTAAATAACCTTTCGCTAGAAGGTGATTCTATTATAATAGCTCTTATCAACTCAATAATCAATGATAGGCGAAGATACCTATGCGGAGCATTTTTTATAGAATTCAAACACCTGCACTAATCAATAATCGGTGAACTGTGTGTGGATATTGCCCTGATTTTTCCATCAATTTTCTGGTAAACGTCAGTAAAACGAAGTCTCAATTTAGTAGTGTCCTCACCTGAGCTTCCCACAATCACCATACTTTCTTTACCCCTTACAATTGCGATGTCACCGTATATATGGGTACTCAAATCGTCATAAGATATGTTATGAAATGTATAGTCGGCATTGGAGAATTCTTCAATTGTAGTTGTTTTATCCGACACTTTCCCGTCTGCAGAACCGGAGTATGCCCAAGAATTATCCAGAACCTCATTTAGAGAGTTGACGTCTCCAGCCAGATATGCATTCGTCCAAGTATGCAATAAATTCAAGGCCTCCTCCTCTGTAATCTTGACAACATCCCCCTTTTGTTCCTGATGAATGCCATTCTTGTTTTTGCATGAAACACTTAGAATTGCCATTAATAATAAAATTGTTGTTTTTTTCATTTGATGAGCTTTATGGTTTGTTCAATAGTACTTTCTTGAAAAAAATCTTACTAACAATTTTCCATTGGCCATCCACTTTTAGAAGATTCATGTAATCGGTGATTATGGCATCGGAATATATAAGTTCCAAACGCGCATTGGCCGTTGTACCTGTTTGGGATATATGTACTATATAGGTCTCCCTATTCGATTTTGGTCCCGGCTTCATGGCATTACCAAAAAACTCCAGGGCATTTACCTCTTGGTATGCATCATCGCCAATAGAACTCATAATAGCATTGTCATGAAATGCTTTTTTCAAGGTACTGAAGTCGTTATTAGTACCCCCATCCAGATAATAATTGAGCGTTTCGACGATTGCGTGATATTCTTCTTTACCGGACTGCCCATATCCGCTATAAGAAAATATACATAGTAAAGAAATACCGATGGTCAACTTAATTGTTCTCATTCTTCTCATTAATTTTAATTCCATATTAATTTTGTAACCTCAATAAAACGAAGCATTGCTTCTTTTTTGCCAATAGTTACTCGTATCCAAGTAGCATCGTCTATTTCTTTTACCCCGACTATAATACTGTACTTGGCATAAATTTTATTTAAATCCCCTTCGATTGGTTTGCCTCTAAACCAAATAAAATTGGCGTGCGGTTCTACGCAGTACAGCTTTAATTTTTGTAATTCATTAAGCGTGTAGTGAAGATTTTCGGTGTTTCTTGACCTTGATGTTTTAACAAAAGTTGGGTCGTTTAAGCTTGCAATAGCAGCCGCAATTCCTAAACTGTTCAGGTTTGAGGCTGTCCATATTTGATACGCCCTTAACACACCGGCTATTCTGGCATCTGTCAATGCATAACCGACGCGTAAACCGGCAAGTCCATAAATTTTCGAAAATGTGCGTACAACTATAATTTTCGGATTTTTCTTTATAAGAGGCACCATACTTTCATCTCTTATAAGGTACTCTATATAGGCCTCATCTACAATGATGTAAGAATGCTTGGAGACCCGTTCGCAGAAACTCGACAACTCAGTATAATCAACTTTTGACCCAGTTGGGTTATTGGGGTTTACCAAATAGACAACTCCAGGGTTTTTCTCGGATATGGTTTCGATGGCATTTAGGTCAAAACCTTTTTCGTGTGTTGGTTCAGTTTCTAAAACCTTTCCACCAAATCTTTTGATGTAATTGGGAAGAATATCAAAAGTAAGTTTTGAAGTGGTTATGTTATGTTTTTCGCTGACACACCAACAGGCTAAAAGCTGTAGTATATCCGAAGATCCAGCACCTAAAATAACCGACTCTGCGCTTAGATCGAATTTATTGGAGATACTATATATCAATCGTTCCCTTATTTCGTTTGGATACCGATTGCCGTTTATGATTCCTTTTTCGATGGCTTCACGGGCTTTTTTGGATGGGCCATGCGGATTTTCATTCGAATTTAACTTGATTACTCCCGTAGGCTTATTGGTCCCATATTGTTCTGCCCCAATTACATCCGTTGGGGCCAAAATTGCCGTTGAACCAAGTATCAGCGATGAAGAAATCCAATTTCTTCGATTCATACATTTGGAATTTAGTTTCAAGAGCAAGAAATAGAATATAATTCAAGACTCATGAGGCAACCTTCTCAACTGTCAATTGAACATTTAAAAAGTTTGTTAGAGCGGGTACGGCGAAATTTCAAGAGGTGGTGTGATTAACGAATTAACCATCACAGTTCTTGGGCATTGATTTGTATTTAGGCCGAAGAAGCCTTATTGATTAACTTTTTACGCATGGTTCTGCTAATCGGGACAATGCTACCCGATTTCAACTCAACAACAAACGTATTGGATTTTCTTTGGGAAATGGATTTTATGTGCCCAGTGGGAATTACAAAAGACTTATGAATTCTTTCAAAGTCCTCAGGCAATAGCTTCAATAACTGGTTCATAGGCTTATCATAAATTTTTACCGTCGAATCTTTTAGGATTAGTTCAGAGTATATGCCCGAGGCCTTTATATAATCAACATCCTCAACGGAAATGAACTCCACTCCTTTTCTGCCTTTTATCGCAATATATCTTAAACTATGGACTTTTGTTGTATCATCTTTTTTGAAGCGATCAATCGCTATCTTCAACCTATCCATTGTAAATGGTTTGCCTACAAAATCCAAAACGCCATACTCAAAGGCTTCGATGGCCCTATCGGTATAGGCAGACACAATAATGGTGTGAAACGATTCAGAAGCCAGTTTTTTGAGAATCTCAAAACCGTTCCTTCCATGCAGGTTAAGATCAAGAAAAAGCAGGTCTATTCTATTTTTAGAGAGAAACTCAAAAGCCCGATCTAGGGTGGGCACCAGCTCGATCTGAGCGGGAAAGTCGATTGTATTCTCCACAAATCGCTTCAATCTATTGGCAACCAGCTTTTCATCCTCACATATAAGTATTTTTTTTAACTCCATATGTTTATTGTTGATTGCCATCCAAACGACACGGCAGAAGATTCGAATTTAAAATTTTCTCCATAGGATTCCTTTAGCCTGGCCAAAACATAGTTCAGCCCAATACCTGAATTATTGAACTCTCCGCTAACATCACCATCGTTAGAAACGCGATAAACTATAGAATTACCATTTTCAAACTTTGAAATTCTAAAAGTTCCCTTCGTTCTATTCTCATAGCCATGGGAAATACCGTTCTCTATTAAGGTAAGGAATACTCCAGGAGGAATATCGTCCGAATCTGAGAGATTTTCTGTTTTTAGTTCAAACCGTACACTTTTTCGAACACTCATGATTCCTATATATGAGTTAATGAGTGCGATTTCATCCATGACAGGGATCAAATTTCTATCACTGATTTTTGCAAAAAGCTCAAATTCCTTTGAAAGGTCGTGAACAAAGTTCGAGGCCTTTTGAGGATCATGTTCGATTAGTTCTTGTAGTGAAGTTAACGAGTTCAATATAAAATGAGGTTGAATGGTAGTCTTTAATAACTGATTCTCTAGGCGTGCTGAGCGCAGTAATGCATTCTGATATTCCTTGTTTTGCGCCGCTAATTCTATACTTGAGGACAATACCATGCATAATATCAAGAAGATGACTCCAACAAAATAGCCCCAGTTCAGGACACCGGCCAAAGCAGGGCCTTCACAAATTGCAAAGCCTACGAGACCAACTAAAATGAGCATCGCATTCTTGTTGGCACGTAAGGCATAAATCGATTGAATCATGGCAATTCCAAGACTAAAAAAGATATAATGTAGCTCTTCAATAAAGAAAAAGAAGCACAGTGAAACCATAATGTAGGCAGGGATCAAAAGACTTTTATACGGTTGCTCAAAGCGAAGAGCCAAAAAAGCACTCAATGAAATCATGCCCATAAGTACCGACAGATAAACCAGATCGAACGCAGTTAAACTAAATAGAGGAATTAGAATTTCGTTGTCTTGGTATGTTTTGAGGTAAATTTTGAAACAATGGAAAAAACAATAAAAAGCAAAGAATAAATAAGCCAATTTTCTATGGTACCCAAAGTATAGCGCTACATTAAAACATCCTGATGTCACAAGAATGGAAACAATGACCAGAATACTTTCATTTAGGGTAAAATTCAAAACTATTGGGTATTTTCTAAACCGTTAACAAAATACAATTCTTTTAAAAGAACCTATTATTTCTTCTAAAATGTATAATATCCTTCAGAAAGGTTGTTTGACAAAAGATATAAAATTCTCATCAAAAGAATTATTCCAGATTACGGCCATAGATTTAACTTTCATTTGTAATTAGAGATTATTGAACATTGAAGAAAAATAAATATGGAATGGTCAAATCTCCTTTTCCATTCCTTTATCATACAAACCCGAGTTACCGACAAACAAGGATTTTCCTATAAATCTTGCCGGCCAATTTTTTTTAAAAATAGACAATAGGAGGATTTTGAGTTATCAACAATTTAAGATAACTAAATATGAAAATTCTGGTTTAATAATAGTCGATTATATTGTTTCAGGAGAAGTCACTTATATAATTGTTATTTAAAAAAATTTCCAATATTATAATGAATTTTGTCTAATTAAAAGTTCCTTTTAGAAGACAACAAAATATAACATAAAACCTGCCTGTAAACTAAAAATATAGTGGTTTTCAGCTGTCATTTACAGACCAAACCCACACACTAACAGAATAAAATTTTCTTTAAAATAGCATTCTATCACATTTGCTGTAAAGTAAAGCAAATGCGATTCTTAATTCTATTACCGTTTTTTGGATTGGCTTGTTGTTTTGTAAACGCACAAAACGACACCTATCAAGGAGTAGTTGAAGATTATAATTCTAAAGAAACTGTACCATTTGCAACAGTGGCTGTTTATAACGCCGATGTTCTGGTGAACGGTACAACAACAGATGAAAACGGGCAATTCAAATTAAAAATAGCAGAAGACTTCACCCATTTTGAAGTCAGTTTTATTGGGTATGAAAATACCACAGTTCAATTTACAGAAATACAAAATCTTAAAAATATTAGGTTTGTCCTCACACCATCTATTACAGCTCTGGACGAAGTAGTCGTGCAGGGAGAACAAACTACTTCGCAACTAAAAATTGACCGAAAAATCATTAATCTAGGGGCCGACTTACAACAGGCAGGAGCTACCACACTTGATGCCTTTGACCAAATTACAGAAATACAGACCGATTTGGGTACTGGAAGTTTATCGCTAAGAGGAAGCGGTAATGTTCGCCTTCTTATTAACGGGAAACCATCCAGCATGAACCCCACAGAACTGTTAGAACAGTTACCTGCATCATCAGTGCAGCGCGTAGAAATTATTACCTCACCTTCGGCTAAAAATCAGGCCGATGGGCTTTCGGGCATTATTAATGTAATTCTTAAAAAGAATGGTGCAAAGGGCCTAAATACGAACTTAAATGCAGGAGCTGGAACTATGCGTTATAGTTATGGGGTCGACGGTAACTACAATGTTTCTTGGATTAATTTTAGATGGAACCTTTCACAAACCGGCAGGGGTATGAACAGTAAGCAATCTATTTCTCAATTATATGATAACGGGAATACTCGAGATTTTTTTGCCCCTCATGATTTTTATGGCCTGTCAAGAAGATTGGATACTGGGTTGGATTTTTTCATCAACGAGAATAATGAACTCTCCGTTGGGTTAGATTATACAAGGGATTTTCATGGATTTTTTAACGATACCTTTTACAGCAATGTGACTGATAGGGAGGATTATGTATATACCCGTAATTCTTCGCACGACCATGAAACCACCAATTTTAACGTCAATTATAGGACAAAGTTTACTAGAAAGAATCACTTTTTAGAGTTTGATTATCAGTTTTCCAACAACGATAATCTTTTACCCGCTATTGATTTTGAAGAAGATGTTTTCCTTTTCAACGAGGAGCGCAGAAACGATAATATTCTCAATGCTATTGCATTGGACTATTCCTTACCACTAACAGAAAAAATTTTGGTAGAAGCAGGAGGTTCTTGGAACGGTAGAAACTTAACCAGCTCTCTTTTTACTAATCTCGCTGGAGCTTCAGAATCATTCGATGTTTTTAAATATGATGAATCATTATTGGGAATTTACGGATTAACCAATATTACTTCTGGAAAATTAACCTATCAGGTGGGGCTTAGATATGAAAACCTTATATCTAATTCTATTAATCTTTCCAATAGCCAAACCACAGATTTAAAGTTTTCAAACTTTTTCCCCTCCCTTCATGTATCCTATAGTATTAATGAAGCAAACACATTAAATATGGGATACAGCCGAAGGGTATCGCGACCAAATTTTAGGAACATTAATCCTTTTCAAGCTCGGAATCAATATTTTGAATGGGTTGCCAATCCTGGTCTTCGTCCAGAATTCAGCAATAACCTAGAAACCAATTACCAGTACAATGGAGAGAAGTTAAGTGCATCTGCTGCTTTCTTTTATCGATACAGAACTGACGTCATAGAGCGTTTGCAGAATATTGATGCCGAAGGAGTTCTGCGCAACGTTTTTGATAACATAGGTGAAAAACATTCTTACGGGGTGGAGGCAAGTGTGAGTTATAAACTCATGGATTTCTGGAACAGTCAACTCTCCGCCAACTATTATCACACCACAGTAGACCAAGATATATTTCTGAGTTGGGACGAGCTGTATTCATCTAACCTGATTTTTAAAAACACCTTTAAAATAAGTAAGGCCTTAAGTGCGGATATCTCTTACAGACAGAATTTTAAAACACAAAACGCCTTCGATTTTATTGAACCTAGAAATCGAATAGACGTCGCGGTTAGGCTAAAGCTCCTAGAAAATAGGTTGGCTATGAACTTGCGTATTGTTGACCTTCTGGATAATAATTTAATGTATAGAACTGCTGTTACCCAAAACGTAAAACAGAATGAGGTATGGCGTTTTCAATCACAGACCTTTGGCTTTCTTTTAAGCGCGAGCTACAAGCTATTTCAAAATAAAGGAAAAACAAGAAACAGAAAGAACAGAAACTACCAATACGGTGGTACAACAGACTAATTTTTTAAACTACTATTTATGAAAACAAGATTACAAATAGCACTTATTGCAATGTTAATCGCTACGGCTTTTAGCTGCGGGCAAAAAAAAGAACGAATAACACCTGAGGAATTGGCTACATGGCAAACTTTTGATAAAGGTAAAACTACCGTAGAGGATGATATGCTAATTGTTGAGGAAACCGAAGGCTCAGATGGGTATTTTTTAATAAGCCCTAAAGAATATGAGACTGATTTTACACTTACGTATAAAGTAAAGGCACTATCGGAATCAACCGTGTTGATTACCTTGTTTTCGGTCTTGCAAGAAGGTAATTACGGCACTTTTTCAGTCCCTCCGATTTCGGCTACCCCGCGAGAGGTATGGGACTGGCGAAGTAATATGAAACAGTACAACTTAACCATAAATAATCGCTCGCACGGTATTACACCTTTCTTTTTCAAGAATATACCACCCAGTTCCAGAGGTTTTAATGAAAGACTGGAGGTAAATATCATGGAAATTGGCCAATGGTACGATATCGAAATTGGAAAAAAAGAAAACCGATTATGGTTCAAGATGAATGGAAAAACTTTTTTTGATGTAGAAGATACTGACCCCTATCAAAAAGGCAGATTGATTTTTAGAATAAGCGGTACTACTGGAGAAAAAGTCATTTTTGCCAAGGCCGCTTTTAAAGATATTGTTATTTCATACGAATAGGGCGTTATTTGTAACTCTTGGAAAACCAAAATACCTATCAGAAGTTCATTAAAATGGAACCCTATTTTCATGGGCTTCTCTGGTGCGTGGTATTATTTTATCCTTATATGAAGTATATGGGGAGAGAAGGTGGATATCCTATGTCTTTTTTGCATGAGCTGAATTCGTTATTCTTTAAGATGACCATCTCATATTTTTTATATGTATGGTATTTCCCTAAGAAGAAGCAACTTAAATATCTACCAATTTTGCTTATTGTCTTTGTGCTTAATGTCTTGGGATATGAGTATATCGATAACTATTTTCATCCGCAATTACATGATTTTTGGTTAGATTTTGTTTCCCAATCATTAACCTACATTGCATTCGGCTTCGTATTTTTTACCATTTTCATCATTAAAAGAAGTTATAAAAAACAGCTAGAAATACATCAACTTACGCAAGAAAAACAACAAGCCGAAATACGAGCGCTTAAGGCGCAGGTGAATCCGCATTTTTTGTTCAATACGCTAAACACCATCTATGCGAATGCGCTTAGAAAAGATGATAAAACACCTGAATTGATTTTAAAGCTTTCTGATGGATTTAGATATATGCTGCATGAGGGCCAAAAGGAGTTTGTTACTATTGAACAGGAGATACAACACTTAAAGGATTATGTGCATCTACAAAAAGAACGATTGGCGAAGAAAGTGATTGTAAATTTTTCCACTAACATAGATGATGAAACACAGCAAATCGCACCTTTGTTATGTATCGGTTTTGTAGAAAATGCCTTCAAATACACGAGTATCTTAAAAGGAGAAGGGCACAAAATTGATATGAACATAAAGCTGCAAAACAAAAAGCTAAGTTTTCTTTGCAACAATCCATTTAATGATAAAGCAGTTGAAGAAATTAATGTGGATTGGAAGGAAAGTGGTGTCGGGATAAAGAACACCGAGAATAGATTACAGCTATTATATCCTGAAAATCACACATTGGAAGTAAGAGAAGAAAAACAGGTATTTAATGTGAAATTAGAAATGCAGTTATGATTCAATGTGTGATTTTAGAGGACGAGCCGTCCGCTGTGGAAATATTGGAAGCCTTTATTGCAAAAACACCCTTTTTACATTGTTTAGGTGTTTATGAAAGCGGATTGGATGTTCCTCCAAAACAATTGCAAGAAGCAGACATACTGTTTTTAGATATTCAGTTACCAGAGTTAAATGGGCTATCCTTTTTAAAAACTTTGCAAAACCCTCCAATGGTTATCGTTACAACGGCCTATCCAAATTATGCCATTGAAGCTTTTGAAGAAGCGGTTACCGATTATTTGGTTAAACCATTTTCTTATGAACGCTTTTATAAATCCCTTGCTAGGGCTCGTTCTCTGTTGGAACAACACAAAAAAGACAAGAAAAATCAGGTGTTTCTCTATGCTGATAAA encodes:
- a CDS encoding OmpA family protein — translated: MKHFRTLIALLILFVSCNEIPSKEPTNTLGEIESDKTENSTDVSSEDVEASIEQLGGLFNTGEDGKGDNATLPEVEALQKLLEMSGMDDQGASEAFQELLTKDMSSSDMLTTEAILDMLEKSGVNREEMEKLISNPDSLAILAAEARKQREMDIKEKATLANKGKISKQQLKDKNTPTGVSLEEAILLVQAESGPDATMEKLKLIDSLAGTNVMEQMDLDDAQYVFNDVERKNEPKASPEEVNQIEQLRKLSGQLHSKKEGRELLAKLEKTERDITSGKLKASPRYQRAITHSKKTTKIFHSDIARKSKAAMKKFKQLNPDLYFGEEAGDTYIGSGFTKKAVYLPLGKLAFADKLIEVNHPKLLTKDSKNVLGEPDVIAGFDAEDITGIYSLGLAGDLTVQFLDNALTDVNGPDLYIFEIGAIEPTSLEISKDGKKWIKVGKIDGGVAEVDIAAFVEPGELFYYVRLKDLKEQSALPGADVDAIAAIGAAMRLNLDSKVLFGTGKSELKPEGIEALKELAKSISVLKRGNVIIEGHTDDVGSDETNRKLSLARAKSVSAQLKILIPSSNFRWKEIGLGESKPLVKNNSDVNRAKNRRVEVLVLPN
- a CDS encoding nuclear transport factor 2 family protein, which encodes MKKTTILLLMAILSVSCKNKNGIHQEQKGDVVKITEEEALNLLHTWTNAYLAGDVNSLNEVLDNSWAYSGSADGKVSDKTTTIEEFSNADYTFHNISYDDLSTHIYGDIAIVRGKESMVIVGSSGEDTTKLRLRFTDVYQKIDGKIRAISTHSSPIID
- a CDS encoding nuclear transport factor 2 family protein; protein product: MRTIKLTIGISLLCIFSYSGYGQSGKEEYHAIVETLNYYLDGGTNNDFSTLKKAFHDNAIMSSIGDDAYQEVNALEFFGNAMKPGPKSNRETYIVHISQTGTTANARLELIYSDAIITDYMNLLKVDGQWKIVSKIFFKKVLLNKP
- a CDS encoding pyridoxal phosphate-dependent aminotransferase; its protein translation is MNRRNWISSSLILGSTAILAPTDVIGAEQYGTNKPTGVIKLNSNENPHGPSKKAREAIEKGIINGNRYPNEIRERLIYSISNKFDLSAESVILGAGSSDILQLLACWCVSEKHNITTSKLTFDILPNYIKRFGGKVLETEPTHEKGFDLNAIETISEKNPGVVYLVNPNNPTGSKVDYTELSSFCERVSKHSYIIVDEAYIEYLIRDESMVPLIKKNPKIIVVRTFSKIYGLAGLRVGYALTDARIAGVLRAYQIWTASNLNSLGIAAAIASLNDPTFVKTSRSRNTENLHYTLNELQKLKLYCVEPHANFIWFRGKPIEGDLNKIYAKYSIIVGVKEIDDATWIRVTIGKKEAMLRFIEVTKLIWN
- a CDS encoding LytR/AlgR family response regulator transcription factor; translation: MELKKILICEDEKLVANRLKRFVENTIDFPAQIELVPTLDRAFEFLSKNRIDLLFLDLNLHGRNGFEILKKLASESFHTIIVSAYTDRAIEAFEYGVLDFVGKPFTMDRLKIAIDRFKKDDTTKVHSLRYIAIKGRKGVEFISVEDVDYIKASGIYSELILKDSTVKIYDKPMNQLLKLLPEDFERIHKSFVIPTGHIKSISQRKSNTFVVELKSGSIVPISRTMRKKLINKASSA
- a CDS encoding sensor histidine kinase, producing the protein MGMISLSAFLALRFEQPYKSLLIPAYIMVSLCFFFFIEELHYIFFSLGIAMIQSIYALRANKNAMLILVGLVGFAICEGPALAGVLNWGYFVGVIFLILCMVLSSSIELAAQNKEYQNALLRSARLENQLLKTTIQPHFILNSLTSLQELIEHDPQKASNFVHDLSKEFELFAKISDRNLIPVMDEIALINSYIGIMSVRKSVRFELKTENLSDSDDIPPGVFLTLIENGISHGYENRTKGTFRISKFENGNSIVYRVSNDGDVSGEFNNSGIGLNYVLARLKESYGENFKFESSAVSFGWQSTINIWS
- a CDS encoding TonB-dependent receptor domain-containing protein; translated protein: MRFLILLPFFGLACCFVNAQNDTYQGVVEDYNSKETVPFATVAVYNADVLVNGTTTDENGQFKLKIAEDFTHFEVSFIGYENTTVQFTEIQNLKNIRFVLTPSITALDEVVVQGEQTTSQLKIDRKIINLGADLQQAGATTLDAFDQITEIQTDLGTGSLSLRGSGNVRLLINGKPSSMNPTELLEQLPASSVQRVEIITSPSAKNQADGLSGIINVILKKNGAKGLNTNLNAGAGTMRYSYGVDGNYNVSWINFRWNLSQTGRGMNSKQSISQLYDNGNTRDFFAPHDFYGLSRRLDTGLDFFINENNELSVGLDYTRDFHGFFNDTFYSNVTDREDYVYTRNSSHDHETTNFNVNYRTKFTRKNHFLEFDYQFSNNDNLLPAIDFEEDVFLFNEERRNDNILNAIALDYSLPLTEKILVEAGGSWNGRNLTSSLFTNLAGASESFDVFKYDESLLGIYGLTNITSGKLTYQVGLRYENLISNSINLSNSQTTDLKFSNFFPSLHVSYSINEANTLNMGYSRRVSRPNFRNINPFQARNQYFEWVANPGLRPEFSNNLETNYQYNGEKLSASAAFFYRYRTDVIERLQNIDAEGVLRNVFDNIGEKHSYGVEASVSYKLMDFWNSQLSANYYHTTVDQDIFLSWDELYSSNLIFKNTFKISKALSADISYRQNFKTQNAFDFIEPRNRIDVAVRLKLLENRLAMNLRIVDLLDNNLMYRTAVTQNVKQNEVWRFQSQTFGFLLSASYKLFQNKGKTRNRKNRNYQYGGTTD
- a CDS encoding family 16 glycoside hydrolase, producing the protein MKTRLQIALIAMLIATAFSCGQKKERITPEELATWQTFDKGKTTVEDDMLIVEETEGSDGYFLISPKEYETDFTLTYKVKALSESTVLITLFSVLQEGNYGTFSVPPISATPREVWDWRSNMKQYNLTINNRSHGITPFFFKNIPPSSRGFNERLEVNIMEIGQWYDIEIGKKENRLWFKMNGKTFFDVEDTDPYQKGRLIFRISGTTGEKVIFAKAAFKDIVISYE
- a CDS encoding sensor histidine kinase gives rise to the protein MEPYFHGLLWCVVLFYPYMKYMGREGGYPMSFLHELNSLFFKMTISYFLYVWYFPKKKQLKYLPILLIVFVLNVLGYEYIDNYFHPQLHDFWLDFVSQSLTYIAFGFVFFTIFIIKRSYKKQLEIHQLTQEKQQAEIRALKAQVNPHFLFNTLNTIYANALRKDDKTPELILKLSDGFRYMLHEGQKEFVTIEQEIQHLKDYVHLQKERLAKKVIVNFSTNIDDETQQIAPLLCIGFVENAFKYTSILKGEGHKIDMNIKLQNKKLSFLCNNPFNDKAVEEINVDWKESGVGIKNTENRLQLLYPENHTLEVREEKQVFNVKLEMQL
- a CDS encoding LytR/AlgR family response regulator transcription factor, whose amino-acid sequence is MIQCVILEDEPSAVEILEAFIAKTPFLHCLGVYESGLDVPPKQLQEADILFLDIQLPELNGLSFLKTLQNPPMVIVTTAYPNYAIEAFEEAVTDYLVKPFSYERFYKSLARARSLLEQHKKDKKNQVFLYADKTIYKTAIEDILYLKAEIDYVNVVTQEREVLVLDSLNNWVEKLNPFSFRRIHRSYMVNLDQIEKVFGNQVFVKGNTLPIGRTYKQDFLEALQKTGLF